The genomic region gtggagatttGCAAtaggtaatttgcattggaagatgctTTGGGCTGACTGGTTGGTGAGTTccattgtttatctacatgtttcatttggaaTAAGCTTTAGAAGATGTGTCAGGGTACGTGACTCATTGGAATCAATTTAATGGGACGTGGGGTGTTTTTTTGGATCCCCTCTTACTCCTGGAGTGGACCTCATTGGATATTATTGGTTCGAATGACCTTGTTTATATAATTTTGTATACTCTATTTTGGGCCAACCTAGTTAAGAGTTTTAATAAATATCTTTGTATATGAGGATGAGTAAATGTGTGTGTTGAGAAGTATAAATATATGAGACGTGTTTGAAACAATGTGATGTGGATGCGAATAATATGCAGACAAATTTGATTGAAAAGGTGTGCAATCATTAGTTGACAAAATCCTTGACAGTGTTCGATAATAGAGTTTGAGGTCAGGTGTATTTGTCATAATATTGGAcacttgacacaaagattcaaggtcaatttcatgatcaagagatcctattCATTTCTAGTTCAGCTATTCCTGTTGGAATACAGTGTGTCTCTCTTGGTagctctttgtatctttcccttaAGCAGTGAGTTTTAGttgtgcaagtcctttgtatctttccctgaagcAGTGAATTTTAGTTGTGCAAGTCCTTTGTATATTGATAGTAGGTTGTGCACCTTAGCTATCAAGTCTAGAGTAGTGAGCTATCTGCCCTATGGTCtaatcattgtaatcatttatatctatattgtgtgtgattctcaccatggtttttcccttctttggttttccacataaatctagtgtttatGAGTTGATTGTGTTTTGTGCTTTCAAGATTTAATTATAGTAATATGCTAGcagtggtttgaagtttaatagatcaTGAATAAAGTTGTGTTAGAGATCTAGGCCAATTCCCCCCTTCTCaatcatgttttgtgttcatagAGTACCTAGCATAGCAATAATAAAAGGCCATTTAATGCAGTCATAGGCtttgaaaaaatcaattttaaGGAACATGGTAGGTTATTGAGAATGACGAACCCATTCCATGTCTTCCCAAATAGCTCGAGGCTTAATAAAGCTAGTTTGTTTAGGTTGGAAAATTTGCAAGAGCAAGTTATTAATCTTCAAAGCTAAGGCCTTACCAATGATCTCGTAGGAGATGTTAAGCAACATTATCGCCTATTAATTATAGGTGTCCTCTGGATCACCAACCTTAGGTATGAATTTTATATTTTCCTTATTGATTAATCATCTCGGAGATTGGTTTTAAAAATCTTTAAGATAAACTTTATGTAAATTAAGACTCACACAATGTCAAACGCCTTTGTAAAATTCATAAGGAAATCCATCACATCTTGGAGCTTTGTCACGTGCCATGGAATTGACAACTTCTTTAAGATCATGAAGGGTGAGAAATTGCTCATAGAAGGCATGCTAAGCTTCAAAGAGCTTAACTAGGACCACTCGAAGGCAATCTTGAAGAGCTAGGTCTTGCTTGAGGGAGGCATCCTGAGTAGTGAAAACCTTCTCATAATGGAAACAAATGCTTGGAGAATGTTTAATATATTGGAGAGAACCATTTGgacttccttgtttttctttataCCTAGAAATAATTATTTAGAAGCACGATACCCCACCTTCAACTAGTGAAGCCTAGATTTGACTTGAtcccctttgacataatgattaTCCCAATGGAAATATGagctatgttgtcatttatgtcaaatttGTTGGTCTGGATGTGGTCTAGTTTGGATATTGTCTTGTGTTGTGCAACTACTATTAGTGAGAGTTGGTGACAAATGTTCAATAGTATATTTGGTGTTGTGCAAGTACTATTGGTGACAATTGGTGACAAATGTTCAATAGTATATTTGGTCTAGTATTGAGTGTTTAGATGTTGTTATATTGCCTAGTGAAGATGTCGTGCTTACATGAGGATTTTCTGGAAGATTAGTGTAGCAAAAGTTTCAATATGCATGAAAGAGCATTTAATGCCCCAACAGAAGAATATTTTGTCTTGGATTGTGAAGAATGTGGTGTGTGGATTTGGAGATAATGTTAATGTTATTTGAATGGTGTACCATCAAGTTTGCAGGTCCTCTAGTTGCTCAAATGATGAGATTAGTTGTTGTTGATCTCTAACAGTGAGAGTGTCTGTCATACTAGTCCGAAATTTGCTCAATGACTTCTAGATATGTGAATTCAAGTGTTGCAGTTTGAAGGACATGCTTATTTGGTTCATGTAGTGTTCTTGTTCAAATATCTGGTGTTGTTTTTGTTCCACAAGTGAGTTATGTCGGTTTGTGCCTGGTATGGTCAGTTATGTTGGGTCCCAATGTGCTTGAATggattatcttatttggatcacgcTTTTTTGGTCTGTATATGCATTGGATGTTGAGTCGGGATGTTGGTTTGGGTCTTGTTATGGTGTGTGGAGATCCGCATTAGGTAACTTTTATTGGAAGATGCTTTTGGGTCGACTGTTTGTTGAGTTTCATTGTTTATCTACACGTTTCATTTAGAATTGGCTTTGAAATCTATATTATGAGTgcaattctcaccatggtttttctcttcttgggttttccatgtaaatctggtgttcatgagttgattgtgttttgtgatttcatgatttcattaaagtaatATGTTAGTTGTGGTTTAAAGTTTAATAGATTAGAAAAAAAGTTGTATTAGAGATATGGATTGATTCAACCCTCCCCCCACCCTTGGTCATGTTGtgtttcatcaattggtattagaacttGGTCCCTTCTTGAGAAGCTCAATCGCTTGAGGGAGATCTCGAATGGtgtaggatttgaatttcaaagcaCCAAAGTTTGAAGGTACAAAATACTCTTATTTGAAAgagaatggaatttcacttggagtCTCTATCGAAGGGAATATGAGAAATTATCAAGAATAATTATATTGCTCCACAAAATGGTCCTCCACAAACTCTGTATGAGAtgaaagattttgagaataatacaAAGGCTAGGGTTGCTATTGTTAGTTGCTTAAGTGATGAAGTGTTTGGCAGGGTTGTCAGATTGGagactactaaagaaatttgggacaaGCTGAGAAGTGTATATGAAGGTGATCTAAAGTCAAAGAAAGTTAAATTGACAAATTTGAAGCGCAAATTTGAGAACCTAAAGATGTCCAATGATGTGCTCATTAAAGGCTATATACACAAGGTAAATGAAGTTGTAAATGATACCAAAGGTGCTAGTGGAAACATTGAAGAAAGTTATGTTGCGAGaaatgtgttgccgacattgcctAAACCCTACAAGCTCAATAGTTTGCTATTGAGGAGAGTCATGATCTGGATAAGTACACATTGGACCAACTTGTTAATTCATTATTTGCTTTTGAGAATGTTGAAATGGATGGTATCAAAAAGGAAAGGAGAGAAGTGGCTCTCAATATTTCAAAGAAGCCTAAAGATAAACCAGAAGCAAGTGAAGagatggatgagcttgaagcaaaATTTGTTAGAAGACTAAAAAGAGGAACCAAAATATACAAAGGTAAGTTATTTATGAAATGATTTAATTAtggtagaattggtcattatgcttctagatgtgtGTACAGGGAAGATTACAaaagatttgatgatgatgaaAGGAAGGATATATACAAAAGTAGTGATAGAAATAAGAAGACAGAAGACTGAGATAAAGGAAAAAGAGGTCTTTGTTCAATGGAGATACACTTatctaaagatgaagatgatgatgaaaggAAGGATAGATACAAAAGTAGTTATAGAAATAAGAAGatagatgatagagataaaggaaaaagagGCATTTGTTCAATGGAGCCACACTTATCtagagatgaagatgatgatgattcaaatgaaggATTCTCATTCTTGGATATAAAGGAAAAGGATGAAGGAAGGCCCGAAAGACCAAAAAATATCAAGAATGGGGGAAACCTTGTAAAAATAAAAGTTGCTTTGCAtgctaaagttgaaccaaagtCTTGGATTATTGACTCCATATGCTCAAACCATATGACATGTGATAAGGGGAAGTTCATTAACCTTGAGAACTATGATGGAGGATCGGTAAAATTTGCAAGAGAGGAAGCTACACCTACTTGTGAAAAAGGAAGCATTATAATTGATGGTAAGCGTAAGATCGATGATGTTTACTATGTCAAAGGTCTGAGagataatttgttgagtgtaagtcAGACATGTGCAGTAAAGGTTATGTGGTCATATTTAAAGAGTTTGAATGTGTGAACAGAAAAGGAAGTTCCAAATGATTGGTTGCAAGAGGTGTTAGAACAAAATAAAAATGTCTACAATATGAATGACAAGAGTGGAAGTAGTTGTTTGCTCACAAAAAAAAGTGAATTTTGTCTATGACACGAGATAATGtgacatatcaattttgacaatatgGTGAAGATTAGTACTACTAAAGCTGTGAGAGATTTACCGAGGATCATCAAACCTACTAATATTGTGTGTGGGGAATATCAACtaggaaaacaaacaaaaaaactagGTTCTAGAACAAATAATATTCTACTTCACAACCTTTGGAGCTAGTTCTCATAGACCTTTGCGGACCCACTTGGACAAGAGGATTCAATGGAGAAAGGTACTTTGTGTTGCTTATTGATAATtactctaggatgacatgggttacattcttaaaagaaaaattcaaggcttTTAAAAGGTTTAGAGTGTTCAAATCAATGGTTGAGAATCAAGTAgatggtaaatttttttttttgagatttgatagaggaggatagTTTAATT from Cryptomeria japonica chromosome 3, Sugi_1.0, whole genome shotgun sequence harbors:
- the LOC131874458 gene encoding uncharacterized protein LOC131874458 — protein: MKDFENNTKARVAIVSCLSDEVFGRVVRLETTKEIWDKLRSVYEGDLKSKKVKLTNLKRKFENLKMSNDVLIKGYIHKFAIEESHDLDKYTLDQLVNSLFAFENVEMDGIKKERREVALNISKKPKDKPEASEEMDELEAKFVRRLKRGTKIYKDEDDDERKDRYKSSYRNKKIDDRDKGKRGICSMEPHLSRDEDDDDSNEGFSFLDIKEKDEGRPERPKNIKNGGNLVKIKVALHAKVEPKSWIIDSICSNHMTCDKGKFINLENYDGGSVKFAREEATPTCEKGSIIIDGKRKIDDVYYVKGLRDNLLSVSQTCAVKVMWSYLKSLNV